Proteins encoded by one window of Microbacterium testaceum:
- the glf gene encoding UDP-galactopyranose mutase yields the protein MDLLIVGSGFFGLTIAERAAAAGRKVTVIDRRHHIGGNAYSADEPETGIEVHQYGAHLFHTSNPTVWEYVNRFTQFTNYVHRVYTTHKNVVFPLPINLGTINQFFQAAYTPDQARALVHELAGEFDAKDAANLEERGIALIGRPLYEAFIRDYTAKQWQTDPKDLPAEVISRLPVRYTYDNRYFNDTWEGLPVDGYTAWLERMADHPNIDVKLSTDYFDESQPLNKKATVGQVPVVYTGPVDRYFDYAEGELSWRTLDFEQEVLPIGDFQGTSVMNYADADVPYTRIHEFKHFHPERADRYPTDKTVVVREYSRFATRADEPYYPVNTADDRAGLLAYRELTKGERDVHFGGRLGTYQYLDMHMAIGSALSMWNNQLA from the coding sequence ATGGACCTCCTCATCGTCGGTTCCGGCTTCTTCGGCCTCACCATCGCCGAGCGTGCCGCCGCCGCGGGCCGCAAGGTCACGGTCATCGACCGCCGTCACCACATCGGCGGCAACGCCTACTCGGCGGACGAACCCGAGACGGGTATCGAGGTGCACCAGTACGGTGCTCACCTCTTCCACACCTCCAACCCGACGGTGTGGGAGTACGTCAACCGCTTCACGCAGTTCACGAACTACGTGCACCGCGTGTACACGACCCACAAGAACGTGGTCTTCCCCCTGCCGATCAACCTCGGCACCATCAACCAGTTCTTCCAAGCCGCATACACGCCCGACCAGGCACGCGCGCTCGTGCACGAGCTCGCCGGGGAGTTCGATGCGAAGGATGCCGCGAACCTCGAGGAACGCGGGATCGCCCTGATCGGTCGGCCCCTGTACGAGGCGTTCATCCGCGACTACACCGCGAAGCAGTGGCAGACCGATCCGAAGGACCTGCCCGCCGAGGTCATCTCGCGCCTGCCCGTTCGCTACACCTACGACAACCGCTACTTCAACGACACGTGGGAGGGTCTGCCCGTCGACGGCTACACCGCGTGGCTGGAGCGCATGGCGGATCACCCGAACATCGACGTGAAGCTCTCGACCGATTACTTCGACGAGTCGCAGCCGCTGAACAAGAAGGCGACCGTCGGGCAGGTGCCCGTGGTCTACACCGGACCGGTGGACCGCTACTTCGACTACGCCGAGGGTGAGCTGTCGTGGCGCACGCTCGACTTCGAGCAGGAGGTCCTGCCGATCGGCGACTTCCAGGGCACCAGCGTGATGAACTACGCCGACGCCGACGTGCCGTACACCCGCATCCACGAGTTCAAGCACTTCCACCCCGAGCGCGCCGATCGATACCCGACCGACAAGACGGTCGTCGTGCGCGAGTACTCGCGCTTCGCGACGCGCGCGGACGAGCCGTACTACCCGGTCAACACCGCCGACGATCGCGCCGGCCTGCTCGCTTACCGCGAGCTGACCAAGGGGGAGCGGGACGTGCACTTCGGCGGTCGCCTCGGCACCTACCAGTACCTCGACATGCACATGGCCATCGGTTCCGCCCTCTCGATGTGGAACAACCAGCTCGCGTGA
- a CDS encoding glycosyltransferase: protein MTYTLQNAVLPLDRDPDLLPLYVDPETWSTIDEEPVRVTNVAQLSNILDRHRARIVAGRRVSFGTYFNAFPASYWQHWTAVRQVRLTVHTSGDATVLVYRSNGGGTKQRIETREVRGDAVATSFDLVLDQYSDGGWIWFDVAADHADAMFEGAEWTTEQEPVRGGKASIGVTTYNKPDYCVETLKALADAPDVLDVVDRVFIIDQGTDLVEAQDAYPEVAERLGDTLQVLRQPNLGGSGGFARAMVETLAREGSDFVQLLDDDVRIEPESIRRSVVFGRYASVPTIVGAHMFDLLDRPKLHAWAEVVDDAPFMWRALYQERLPHDFSVANLRQSPLLHMRLDADYNGWWMCLIPTSILGEIGLSLPAFIKWDDAEFCVRARDAGYPTVSMPGVALWHVSWLGKDDSIDWQAYFHARNRIVAALLHSRSPLGGTLIRHSRRVDLKHLMMMQYYPVELRHRALRDVLSGPDHMRANLATAMPEARLVAKKHAETVVHKDSGVPLRSRRGRQVFKRLKKHEFDSPTGLSLRTFTLRTLVSHWFHTPQPENVAQPEVEFGKGDANWWRVPLYDSALVSAADGSGKNIYTRDRAMFRRMLIDSWKLHRRLQREWPRLSRQYRRALPDLVSEANWRATFEERS from the coding sequence GTGACGTACACCCTGCAGAACGCCGTGCTGCCGCTCGACCGCGACCCCGACCTCCTCCCGTTGTACGTCGACCCCGAGACCTGGTCGACCATCGACGAGGAGCCGGTGCGGGTCACCAACGTCGCCCAGCTCAGCAACATCCTCGATCGCCACCGCGCCCGCATCGTCGCGGGTCGACGCGTGTCGTTCGGCACGTACTTCAACGCCTTCCCCGCCTCGTACTGGCAGCACTGGACGGCCGTGCGCCAGGTCCGCCTCACCGTGCACACCTCGGGGGATGCCACGGTGCTCGTCTACCGCTCGAACGGCGGCGGCACGAAGCAGCGCATCGAGACCCGTGAGGTGCGCGGCGACGCCGTCGCCACCTCGTTCGACCTCGTCCTCGATCAGTACAGCGACGGCGGCTGGATCTGGTTCGATGTCGCCGCCGACCACGCGGACGCCATGTTCGAGGGCGCCGAATGGACCACCGAGCAAGAGCCGGTCCGCGGCGGCAAGGCGAGCATCGGCGTCACGACCTACAACAAGCCCGATTACTGCGTCGAGACGCTGAAGGCCCTCGCCGACGCCCCCGACGTCCTCGACGTCGTCGACCGGGTGTTCATCATCGACCAGGGCACCGACCTGGTCGAGGCGCAGGACGCCTACCCGGAGGTGGCTGAGCGTCTGGGCGACACTCTCCAGGTGCTGCGGCAGCCCAACCTCGGCGGATCCGGCGGCTTCGCCCGCGCCATGGTCGAGACCCTCGCCCGCGAGGGGAGCGACTTCGTGCAGCTGCTCGACGACGACGTGCGCATCGAGCCGGAGTCGATCCGCCGCTCCGTGGTGTTCGGACGGTACGCCTCGGTGCCCACGATTGTCGGCGCCCACATGTTCGACCTGCTCGACCGCCCCAAGCTGCACGCCTGGGCCGAGGTCGTCGACGACGCCCCCTTCATGTGGCGCGCGCTGTACCAGGAGCGCCTCCCCCACGACTTCAGCGTCGCCAATCTTCGCCAGAGCCCCCTGCTGCACATGCGGCTCGACGCCGATTACAACGGCTGGTGGATGTGCCTCATCCCCACCAGCATCCTGGGCGAGATCGGCCTGTCGCTCCCCGCCTTCATCAAGTGGGACGACGCGGAGTTCTGCGTCCGGGCTCGCGATGCCGGCTACCCCACGGTCTCCATGCCCGGCGTCGCGCTCTGGCACGTGTCGTGGCTGGGTAAGGACGACTCGATCGACTGGCAGGCGTATTTCCACGCGCGCAACCGCATCGTCGCCGCCCTCTTGCACTCGCGATCGCCGCTGGGCGGAACGCTAATCCGGCACAGCCGTCGCGTCGACCTCAAGCACCTCATGATGATGCAGTACTACCCGGTTGAATTGCGTCACCGCGCGCTCCGTGACGTGCTCTCCGGCCCCGATCACATGCGCGCGAACCTCGCCACCGCGATGCCCGAGGCCCGACTGGTGGCGAAGAAGCACGCCGAGACCGTTGTACACAAGGACTCCGGCGTCCCCCTGCGCTCGCGTCGGGGACGCCAGGTCTTCAAGCGCCTGAAAAAGCACGAGTTCGACAGTCCGACCGGCTTGTCGCTGCGCACCTTTACGCTGCGCACGCTGGTGTCGCACTGGTTCCACACCCCCCAGCCCGAGAACGTCGCGCAGCCCGAGGTCGAGTTCGGCAAGGGCGATGCGAACTGGTGGCGTGTCCCGCTCTACGACAGCGCGCTGGTCAGCGCCGCCGACGGGTCGGGCAAGAACATCTACACGCGCGACCGCGCAATGTTCCGCCGCATGCTCATCGACAGCTGGAAGCTGCACCGCCGCCTCCAGCGCGAATGGCCCCGCCTGTCCCGTCAGTACCGCCGCGCCCTACCCGACCTCGTCTCTGAGGCGAATTGGCGCGCGACCTTCGAGGAGCGTTCGTGA
- a CDS encoding glycosyltransferase family 2 protein, which translates to MTTAPFDAKTATIVVVTYNRTHLLTRLLESIERMDPAPGHLVVIDNASTDDTTAVVESFRDRLPTELVYRRLETNTGGSGGFSEGMRVAYELGSEWIWLMDDDVEVVTDGLARMGHWTPRFRSIQGRRYDYDGSEFYWQYRVAESLAIPIPFAPADFDDSGFKPMNSGCFEGMFIHRDIVAKIGLPDPRFFIYWDDQLYGWLASRQTPSVIVNEFVLRRTREIKQWDMGIRHMNASSDAYRYYIMRNRAYLQKYYRALGVYRALPFTLGTTLTFVKELIRLAVVERKITGTSHLFRGLRDGRRILRDASWKPMPPLEQSQPVS; encoded by the coding sequence GTGACCACGGCCCCGTTCGACGCGAAGACCGCGACCATCGTCGTGGTCACCTACAACCGCACGCACCTGCTGACGCGATTGCTGGAGAGCATCGAGCGCATGGACCCGGCGCCCGGTCACCTCGTCGTGATCGACAACGCCTCGACCGACGACACGACCGCGGTGGTCGAGTCGTTCCGCGACCGCCTGCCCACCGAGCTGGTCTACCGCCGCCTCGAGACGAACACCGGTGGTTCCGGGGGCTTCAGCGAGGGCATGCGCGTCGCCTACGAACTCGGGTCCGAGTGGATTTGGCTCATGGACGACGACGTCGAGGTGGTCACCGACGGGCTCGCACGCATGGGCCACTGGACGCCGCGTTTCCGCAGCATCCAGGGCCGTCGGTACGACTACGACGGCAGCGAGTTCTACTGGCAGTACCGGGTGGCCGAGTCGCTGGCGATTCCCATCCCCTTCGCTCCGGCGGATTTCGACGACTCCGGCTTCAAGCCGATGAACTCGGGCTGCTTCGAGGGCATGTTCATCCACCGCGACATCGTGGCCAAGATCGGCCTGCCCGATCCGCGCTTTTTCATCTACTGGGACGACCAGCTCTACGGGTGGTTGGCCTCACGTCAGACGCCCTCGGTCATCGTGAACGAGTTCGTGCTGCGTCGCACGCGCGAGATCAAGCAGTGGGACATGGGTATCCGGCACATGAACGCCTCGAGCGACGCGTACCGGTACTACATCATGCGCAACCGCGCCTACCTGCAGAAGTACTACCGCGCGCTCGGCGTCTACCGCGCGCTGCCCTTCACCCTCGGCACGACGCTCACCTTCGTCAAGGAACTCATCCGCCTCGCCGTCGTCGAGCGCAAGATCACCGGCACGAGCCACCTCTTCCGCGGACTCCGCGACGGCCGGCGCATCCTGCGCGACGCGTCGTGGAAGCCCATGCCGCCGCTGGAGCAGTCGCAGCCAGTCAGCTGA
- a CDS encoding O-antigen ligase family protein, whose protein sequence is MAMHTSHPVSALPTAPARETTGHLLLRAWCVLLLVLALGGVGLVHTVGPAVTAVIVAASAVVSAIVWLVVRPPLAVRRLPWIAAGYLVWATASLAWSAWPAASVLTLLLLWITTFQGLFVGAVLTWRDVVRAIASAAKWVVGLSLLFEIAVALIVRGPLLPGFAAPTAGADPVAPWSDGALLTGGRIQGIYGDADLLAAVMLVAIIVFGVRLAVGAPRRALLIVWIAVAGFLFVRAASITAVIAAAFVALVLGTVLVMRTAKRPGERTRWYLLYAAIGLGGAAALWFGRDTIFEMLGRGADLTGREGIWADVLTRADQHPFIGWGFSTPWITTEPLIDGWIVDQGQIVAQAHGMWLDAYLQLGGVGVALLALVYLAYLWRSWFFAVDRPRWDLRADRPHSPLTLLPTLVGALLVVQGLTDSGPLLLWGWMFVVLFGAKIKQTPLVGVGPSEQSISIERGELQRPAP, encoded by the coding sequence ATGGCGATGCACACGAGTCACCCGGTGTCGGCGCTGCCGACGGCACCGGCGCGCGAGACGACCGGGCACCTGCTGCTCCGGGCCTGGTGCGTCCTCCTGCTCGTTCTCGCCCTGGGCGGTGTCGGCCTCGTGCATACCGTCGGACCGGCCGTGACCGCCGTGATCGTGGCGGCCAGCGCCGTCGTATCGGCGATCGTGTGGCTCGTGGTCCGCCCGCCCCTCGCCGTCCGGCGACTGCCGTGGATCGCCGCCGGCTACCTCGTCTGGGCGACCGCGTCGCTCGCGTGGAGCGCGTGGCCCGCGGCATCCGTCCTGACTCTCCTCCTGCTGTGGATCACGACCTTCCAGGGACTGTTCGTCGGCGCCGTCCTCACCTGGAGAGACGTCGTGCGGGCGATCGCGTCCGCCGCGAAGTGGGTGGTCGGACTCTCGCTCCTCTTCGAGATCGCGGTCGCCCTGATCGTCCGGGGACCGCTGCTCCCGGGATTCGCCGCGCCGACCGCAGGCGCGGATCCGGTCGCCCCCTGGTCCGACGGCGCCCTCCTCACGGGCGGCCGGATACAGGGGATCTACGGCGATGCCGACCTGTTGGCAGCCGTCATGCTCGTCGCCATCATCGTCTTCGGCGTGCGGCTGGCGGTGGGTGCGCCTCGGCGGGCCCTGCTCATCGTGTGGATCGCGGTGGCCGGATTCCTGTTCGTCCGCGCCGCGTCGATCACGGCCGTCATCGCCGCGGCCTTCGTCGCGCTCGTGCTGGGCACCGTGCTGGTCATGCGGACGGCCAAGCGCCCCGGCGAGCGCACGCGGTGGTACCTGCTCTACGCCGCGATCGGGCTCGGCGGCGCGGCGGCGCTGTGGTTCGGGCGCGACACGATCTTCGAGATGCTGGGCCGCGGCGCCGACCTCACCGGTCGCGAGGGCATCTGGGCCGACGTGCTCACCCGGGCCGACCAGCATCCGTTCATCGGCTGGGGGTTCTCGACGCCGTGGATCACGACGGAGCCGCTCATCGACGGCTGGATCGTCGATCAGGGGCAGATCGTCGCCCAGGCGCACGGCATGTGGCTCGACGCGTACCTGCAACTCGGCGGGGTGGGCGTGGCGCTGCTGGCGCTCGTGTACCTGGCCTACCTGTGGAGGTCGTGGTTCTTCGCCGTCGATCGCCCCCGGTGGGACCTACGAGCCGATCGCCCGCACTCTCCGCTCACGCTCCTGCCGACGCTCGTGGGCGCCCTCCTCGTCGTGCAAGGACTGACCGATTCGGGCCCCCTGCTGCTGTGGGGCTGGATGTTCGTGGTCCTGTTTGGCGCGAAGATCAAGCAGACGCCGCTCGTGGGGGTCGGCCCGAGCGAACAGAGCATCTCGATCGAACGCGGCGAACTGCAGCGCCCCGCGCCCTGA
- a CDS encoding acyltransferase family protein, producing the protein MHLTLGSPTRPVPLQRPAEGRWAYRRDIDGLRAVAILLVVSYHVWFGRVSGGVDVFLMLSAFFLTRGFVRRMAGPAPVRPIRHLLGVFRRLLPAAAVTLVGILAVVWAVYPEAMRRSVAEQAWASLGYVQNWLLASESVDYYARTDVPSPLQHFWSMSVQGQAFVLWVLLLWGCQIVVRRRGWSPDRVVGVVFGAVFVISFVYSVVRTASAQQLAYFDTGARLWEFAAGSLLVVALPHVRLGRVARTLVGWAGLAGLLVLGAVLDVQGGFPGFLALWPVLCAAAVVVSGSGETGRFSLAALLSSRPLQAIGRDAYALYLVHWPILVTFLIVNGRTEVGLVGGAGIIALSLLLARLLTWAVDRPVRAWRRGDSSPLVPVAVLAVAVAIVAVPVGTWQTATWVQERAIEARALQANPGAAVLRDPSLAKPPADAPLLPLPSLIDDEWVHLDRECSAEWANDIEELRGTCSETSGTPRARHTVAVIGDSHAQQITAALLPVAEANGWGVVFLVKGGCSMGLDEPGMDERCDGWREAAIELVERVRPDAALTVVTRSDAGEDDERLRPGIERFLDRMDGAGVPVLGVRDNPRFAFNMYDCVVASEDPLDCAVPRSASLADRNPADDLDRADFHLLDLTPWICPDDLCVGEIGNVAVYRDDNHLSRLYARTLSPSLAEQLPGTIG; encoded by the coding sequence GTGCATCTGACCCTCGGGTCGCCCACCCGTCCCGTGCCCCTCCAGCGGCCGGCGGAGGGGCGTTGGGCGTACCGTCGCGACATCGACGGTCTGCGCGCCGTCGCGATCCTCCTGGTGGTGTCGTACCACGTCTGGTTCGGGCGGGTCTCGGGCGGCGTCGACGTCTTCTTGATGCTGTCGGCGTTCTTCCTCACCCGCGGTTTCGTTCGTCGGATGGCGGGCCCGGCTCCGGTCCGTCCGATCCGACACCTGCTCGGTGTGTTCCGCCGCCTGCTCCCGGCGGCTGCCGTGACCCTGGTCGGCATCCTGGCCGTGGTGTGGGCGGTGTATCCCGAGGCGATGCGGCGTTCGGTCGCCGAGCAGGCGTGGGCTTCGCTGGGGTACGTGCAGAACTGGCTGCTGGCATCCGAGTCGGTGGACTACTACGCCCGCACCGACGTCCCGAGCCCGCTCCAGCATTTCTGGTCGATGTCGGTGCAGGGGCAGGCCTTCGTGCTGTGGGTGCTCCTGCTCTGGGGCTGCCAGATCGTGGTCCGACGTCGCGGATGGTCGCCCGACCGTGTGGTCGGTGTGGTCTTCGGCGCGGTGTTCGTGATCTCTTTCGTCTACTCCGTCGTCCGCACCGCCTCGGCTCAGCAGCTGGCGTACTTCGACACGGGGGCGCGGCTGTGGGAGTTCGCCGCGGGGTCGTTGCTGGTCGTCGCCCTGCCCCACGTGCGTCTCGGGAGGGTGGCGCGCACGCTCGTGGGATGGGCCGGGCTGGCCGGCCTGCTCGTCCTCGGCGCCGTGCTCGACGTCCAAGGCGGGTTCCCCGGGTTCCTCGCGCTGTGGCCCGTGCTGTGCGCGGCGGCGGTCGTCGTGTCGGGCTCGGGCGAGACCGGCCGGTTCTCCCTCGCCGCGCTGCTTTCTTCGCGACCACTGCAGGCGATCGGTCGCGACGCGTACGCGCTGTACCTGGTCCACTGGCCGATCCTGGTCACCTTCCTCATCGTCAACGGCCGCACCGAGGTGGGCCTGGTCGGCGGGGCGGGGATCATCGCGCTCTCGCTGCTGCTCGCTCGTCTTCTGACGTGGGCCGTCGACCGTCCTGTTCGCGCCTGGCGACGCGGCGACAGCTCCCCGCTGGTGCCGGTCGCGGTTCTCGCGGTCGCTGTCGCGATCGTCGCCGTTCCGGTCGGCACCTGGCAGACCGCGACGTGGGTGCAGGAGCGGGCGATCGAGGCGAGGGCGCTACAGGCCAACCCCGGAGCTGCAGTCCTGCGCGATCCTTCGCTGGCCAAGCCTCCCGCCGATGCCCCGCTGCTTCCCCTGCCGTCCCTCATCGACGACGAGTGGGTCCATCTGGACCGCGAGTGCTCGGCGGAGTGGGCGAATGACATCGAGGAGTTGCGGGGGACCTGCTCCGAGACCTCCGGCACTCCTCGGGCTCGTCACACGGTCGCCGTGATCGGGGACTCGCACGCTCAACAGATCACGGCCGCCCTGCTTCCGGTGGCCGAGGCGAACGGATGGGGCGTGGTCTTCCTCGTCAAGGGTGGATGCTCGATGGGGCTCGACGAGCCGGGAATGGACGAGCGGTGCGACGGGTGGCGCGAGGCGGCAATCGAGCTCGTCGAACGGGTGCGGCCCGATGCGGCGCTGACCGTGGTGACCCGGTCTGATGCCGGCGAGGACGACGAGCGTTTGCGTCCGGGCATCGAACGCTTCCTGGACCGGATGGACGGCGCAGGGGTGCCGGTGTTGGGGGTGCGGGATAACCCGCGCTTCGCGTTCAACATGTACGACTGCGTCGTCGCATCGGAAGACCCGCTCGACTGCGCCGTTCCGCGGTCGGCGTCGCTCGCCGACCGGAACCCCGCCGACGATCTCGACCGCGCCGATTTTCACCTCCTCGACCTCACGCCGTGGATCTGCCCCGATGACCTGTGCGTCGGCGAGATCGGGAATGTCGCCGTGTACCGGGACGACAACCACCTGAGCCGCCTCTACGCACGCACGTTGAGTCCGTCGCTGGCCGAGCAGCTCCCGGGCACGATCGGCTGA